One genomic region from Strix uralensis isolate ZFMK-TIS-50842 chromosome 5, bStrUra1, whole genome shotgun sequence encodes:
- the LOC141943775 gene encoding suppressor of cytokine signaling 1-like: MIRGRPDDLHNTHATVSSLQRQHRSVLPSPAPHGVPDRFRMFRSCEWEVLERSLNILQASDFYWGPLSVGEAHAKLQREPVGTYLVRDSSQGNCLFSLSVRMPTGPVSLRISFQEGYFRLKNWFSDCVVRLLELVVAGTRNNPLHFDEMGGTPLVFSEPLCRSRRAVPTLRELCCRSLPTGATTGHGAELGGSWGMRPREEVISPPGGRGGSEGSVVPSPSLSWAGR, translated from the coding sequence ATGATCAGAGGGAGGCCAGATGATCTGCACAACACGCACGCCactgtttcttctctgcaaaGGCAGCATCGGAGCGTTctccccagccccgcgccccacGGTGTGCCCGATCGTTTCCGGATGTTTCGCAGCTGCGAGTGGGAGGTCCTGGAAAGATCCCTTAATATCCTCCAGGCCAGCGACTTCTACTGGGGCCCCTTGTCCGTGGGGGAGGCTCACGCCAAGCTCCAGCGGGAACCCGTTGGCACCTACTTGGTGCGGGACAGCTCGCAGGGGAACTGCTTGTTCAGCCTGAGCGTGCGGATGCCGACGGGGCCCGTCAGCCTTCGGATCTCTTTCCAGGAGGGCTATTTCCGCCTGAAGAACTGGTTTTCAGACTGCGTGGTCCGGCTGCTGGAGCTGGTAGTGGCGGGGACCCGGAACAACCCCTTGCACTTTGACGAGATGGGGGGAACTCCCCTGGTCTTCTCTGAGCCCCTGTGTCGGAGCCGCCGGGCAGTGCCTACGCTGCGAGAACTGTGCTGCCGGAGCCTACCCACTGGTGCCACAACAGGgcatggagcagagctggggggctcctgggggatGCGCCCGAGAGAGGAGGTGATCTCACCCCCAGGCGGAAGGGGAGGGTCAGAGGGGAGTGTTGTCCCTAGCCCCTCTCTGTCCTGGGCTGGGAGATGA